In Verrucomicrobiota bacterium, the DNA window TCAGAAAGATACCAGGCAAGATCGTAGAGATCGCGGCCCTTGGTAAATTTGCGCGAAAGGATAGCGTGCAACTTCCCGGCCAGAAGCGATGGTCTGTCGTAATGGTGCAGATTGAGCATGATAAATCGCCGCACCAGGCGCGTTTCTGTAAGGGCTCCTGCTGGGGGCCGGGTGTCCATTTCCACCTTGATCATGAACACTTCGTTAGAATGTGGGGATAGTCCTAATTCATAAAGCAATCCTCGAAATTTCACTAGCGCCGCAGCCACAGTACTACCTGCGCGAGTTCGGATCTCCACGTCGTAGGCTTCCGCCAGCAGATCTACGCGAACAGAATCCATGTGTTTTTCAAATCGCGCTTCTCCATCAGGTGGCGCGAGGGAAAAGTCGAGATCCTCGGAATACCGCGGAAGGCTGTAAAGAAACCGTAGGGCCGTACCGCCGACAAAAGCCCAATTGGTAAAGGCGCCGCTGTCCTGCAGAGCCAGGAGAATCCGGGCCTGCAGGTACTCTCGCGTCCGGCTCCGGCGGCGAAAATCGTCCGGCTCATCGCGGAGCAAGTCTAGAAGCAAAGGCTTCATATTAGCGGTCCTCCTCCCATAGTTGAACGACCAGCCGAATAGCCCTTTTAACTTTGTTTGATCCTAGCTTCTCAACGACGGCGTCGAGCGCCTCGCGATCAAAGCCATCCGGTTCATGGAGCCGAAGTTCTCGCAGGTAATCCCAATTGTCGCTGTGCGGTGTCAGATAGAGAAGGTCAACCAGCGCTTTGGCAGGACTTGCAATCAAGACCTGCTGGTCGGGAGCAATTTCCATTTCTTCGAAACCAAAAAAGCGGCCCGTTGAAATATGGCGAAACTGAAAACGACCGATGGGCGTATCGCATTCTTCGGGCCTTCCCGTGGTCACACTGGTGGCGACGGGAACGTATTCCGGAATCATCCCATAATGAGCTAAAGCGGATTGCAGGCTGATATACGACGCCTTTTTCAG includes these proteins:
- a CDS encoding nucleotidyl transferase AbiEii/AbiGii toxin family protein, encoding MKPLLLDLLRDEPDDFRRRSRTREYLQARILLALQDSGAFTNWAFVGGTALRFLYSLPRYSEDLDFSLAPPDGEARFEKHMDSVRVDLLAEAYDVEIRTRAGSTVAAALVKFRGLLYELGLSPHSNEVFMIKVEMDTRPPAGALTETRLVRRFIMLNLHHYDRPSLLAGKLHAILSRKFTKGRDLYDLAWYLSDPDWPEPNLMQLNNALRQTNWEGSEATPDNWRSLIAKKLQTIDWKQALHDVSPFLERKQDAALVSESVLLPLLKKKESGR